One genomic window of Alistipes sp. ZOR0009 includes the following:
- a CDS encoding phage tail protein: protein MDPYLGEIRLFPYNRIPSADGWKICNGQSLTMQQNMALYTLIGSQFGGDDKTYFNLPNLNGRVLLGYGRSPISGNA from the coding sequence GATCCATATTTAGGAGAAATTAGATTGTTCCCATACAACAGAATACCATCAGCAGATGGTTGGAAGATCTGCAATGGACAGTCGCTTACCATGCAGCAAAACATGGCGCTCTACACCCTCATCGGCTCACAATTTGGGGGCGACGATAAAACATACTTCAACCTTCCCAATCTAAACGGAAGAGTGCTACTTGGATATGGAAGATCTCCCATATCTGGAAACGCC